One region of Kogia breviceps isolate mKogBre1 chromosome 17, mKogBre1 haplotype 1, whole genome shotgun sequence genomic DNA includes:
- the MRPL15 gene encoding large ribosomal subunit protein uL15m produces MAGPVRGGGPQALDLLRALPRVSLANLRPNPGSRKPERRPRGQRRGRKCGRGHKGERQRGTRPRLGFEGGQTPFYLRIPKYGFNEGHSFRRQYQPLSLNRLQYLIDLGRVDPTQPIDLTQLVSGRGVTIQPSKRDYGVQLVEEGADSFKAKVNIEVQLASELAIAAVEKNGGVVTTAFYDPRSLEILCKPIPFFLRGQPIPKRMLPPEALVTYYTDARNRGYLADPAEFPEARLELAKKYGYILPDITKDELFKMLSSRKDPRQIFFGLAPGWVVNMADKKILKPTDENLLKYYSS; encoded by the exons ATGGCCGGCCCGGTGCGGGGCGGAGGGCCCCAGGCCCTGGACTTGCTGCGGGCCCTGCCCCGTGTGAGCCTGGCTAACCTGAGGCCGAACCCGGGCTCCAGGAAACCG GAAAGACGACCAAGAGGTCAGAGAAGAGGTAGGAAATGTGGCAGAGGACACAAGGGAGAACGACAGAGAGGAACCCGGCCGCGGCTGGGCTTTGAAGGAGGCCAGACTCCATTTTACCTTCGAATCCCAAAATACGGGTTTAATGAAGGACATAG CTTCAGACGCCAGTATCAGCCTTTGAGTCTCAACAGGTTGCAGTATCTTATTGATTTGGGTCGAGTTGATCCTACACAACCTATTGATTTAACCCAGCTTGTGAGTGGGAGAGGCGTGACCATCCAGCCATCTAAGAGGGATTATGGTGTCCAGCTGGTGGAGGAG GGTGCTGACAGCTTTAAGGCAAAAGTTAATATTGAAGTACAGCTGGCTTCAGAGCTGGCCATCGCTGCGGTCGAGAAGAACGGTGGTGTCGTCACGACGGCCTTCTATGACCCTCGAAGCCTGG aaattctgtGCAAACCTATTCCATTCTTTCTCCGTGGACAACCCATTCCCAAGCGAATGCTCCCCCCTGAGGCACTGGTAACCTATTACACGGATGCAAGGAATCGCGGTTACTTGGCGGATCCTGCTGAGTTTCCTGAAGCGAGACTGGAGCTCGCCAAGAAGTATGGTTATATTTTACCTGATATCACTAAAGACGAACTCTTCAAAATGCTCAGTAGTCGAAAAGATCCAAGGCAGATTTTCTTTGGTCTTGCTCCCGGGTGGGTAGTGAATATGGCAGATAAGAAAATCCTCAAACCTACGGATGAGAATCTCCTCAAGTACTACAGCTCCTGA